In the genome of Candidatus Dojkabacteria bacterium, one region contains:
- the recA gene encoding recombinase RecA, giving the protein MVKQKNDDSIAVASKDSAISVAVSEIEKMFGKGSIMRLGDKKHVDVDVIPTGALSLDVALGVGGVPRGRIIEIYGPESSGKTTLALHIVAEAQKKGGRAAYIDAEHALDPVYASNLGVNIKELYISQPDYGEQALEILEMLVRSGAMDVIVIDSVAALTPKAEIEGNMGDTHMGLLARLMSQALRKLTAISAKTGTTVIFLNQIRLNIGVFVGNPETTTGGKALKFYSSVRMDIRQREKITEGDEIVGHLREVKVVKNKVAPPFRRATFAIIYPQGMDKESSIIDAAIKVGVLEKKGAWISMEGKQIAQGQSKMIQLLKEDTKFCKDIEKKVREKIK; this is encoded by the coding sequence ATGGTAAAGCAAAAGAATGATGACAGTATTGCCGTTGCTTCAAAAGATAGTGCCATTAGTGTTGCCGTGTCCGAGATTGAAAAAATGTTCGGTAAAGGTTCAATTATGCGTTTGGGTGACAAAAAACATGTTGATGTTGATGTAATTCCAACCGGAGCGCTTTCATTGGACGTTGCGCTTGGGGTCGGTGGGGTCCCGCGCGGTAGAATAATAGAAATTTATGGACCTGAATCTTCAGGCAAAACTACGCTAGCATTGCATATTGTTGCTGAAGCCCAGAAAAAGGGCGGAAGAGCCGCTTATATTGATGCAGAACATGCACTTGACCCTGTTTATGCAAGCAACTTAGGAGTCAATATTAAGGAACTTTACATTTCTCAACCAGACTATGGTGAACAGGCACTTGAAATATTAGAAATGCTTGTACGCTCGGGTGCAATGGATGTTATCGTTATTGATTCAGTGGCCGCACTTACACCAAAGGCCGAAATAGAAGGAAATATGGGTGATACACACATGGGTCTTTTGGCAAGACTAATGTCTCAGGCATTACGCAAATTAACTGCAATCTCAGCCAAAACAGGAACAACCGTAATATTTCTGAATCAAATAAGGTTAAACATTGGTGTATTTGTTGGCAACCCGGAAACAACTACCGGAGGTAAGGCGCTTAAATTCTACTCGTCCGTTCGAATGGACATTCGACAGCGCGAAAAAATCACCGAAGGTGACGAGATTGTTGGACATTTGCGGGAGGTCAAGGTTGTTAAAAACAAGGTTGCCCCACCATTCAGACGGGCAACATTTGCAATTATTTATCCACAAGGAATGGACAAAGAATCAAGTATCATTGACGCAGCAATAAAAGTTGGTGTACTTGAAAAGAAAGGCGCATGGATAAGTATGGAAGGAAAACAAATTGCACAAGGTCAGTCAAAGATGATTCAGCTTCTTAAGGAAGATACAAAGTTTTGCAAGGATATTGAGAAAAAAGTAAGGGAAAAAATTAAGTAA
- a CDS encoding D-alanyl-D-alanine carboxypeptidase, whose translation MHQNFLSPEPKDNTGLLSNNLPESKFQVEHGLKKQPSNESSNIIDSDVTAGTSNQSAQTFSTDLKEKPIYVSGSWKDLEARPFNPKTIFLIAFIITLPILIFVIKGIFTTSEAAGNYLVGADIVDPNIQIDSKAQPAVELKNFSIDYAECVDKLSAALIVDLSTGEEIFAYNASNKRAIASISKLITAYVAYNTYSKDQLLTVVTPRYYYGSQLGLLEGEFLTVDDLVSAILIQSSNDAAYILADNYPGGYNNFIAEMNNFASSLGLTNTNFANPVGLDDSLQYSSAADVVKILNVILNISYLRGKLETSNKDISVYTMDGEFIREINLTNINELLIDDLVDGGKTGYTGSAGGCLVSYVGDVVYVVLGSYDRFESTKCLLGVGEAVSSEAVK comes from the coding sequence ATGCATCAAAACTTTCTAAGTCCTGAACCGAAAGATAATACCGGTTTATTATCCAATAATTTACCGGAGTCCAAGTTTCAAGTTGAACATGGATTGAAAAAGCAACCCTCTAACGAATCCTCTAATATTATCGATTCGGATGTTACTGCTGGTACTAGTAATCAGTCAGCCCAAACATTCTCCACAGATTTAAAAGAAAAGCCGATATATGTTTCGGGAAGTTGGAAAGACCTTGAGGCAAGACCGTTTAACCCCAAGACCATTTTTCTTATTGCTTTTATCATCACTCTTCCAATACTTATTTTTGTAATAAAAGGTATTTTTACCACAAGTGAGGCTGCAGGAAATTATTTAGTAGGAGCGGACATTGTTGACCCAAATATTCAGATTGATAGTAAGGCGCAACCTGCAGTGGAGTTAAAAAATTTTTCAATAGACTATGCTGAATGTGTTGATAAGCTTTCGGCCGCATTGATTGTTGATTTGTCAACGGGCGAGGAGATCTTTGCATACAATGCTTCAAATAAACGTGCCATTGCAAGTATATCCAAATTGATAACAGCCTATGTCGCATACAATACTTACAGTAAGGACCAGCTGTTAACGGTGGTTACACCAAGGTATTATTATGGTAGTCAACTTGGACTTTTAGAAGGTGAATTTCTTACAGTTGATGATCTTGTTTCGGCAATTCTGATTCAGTCTTCGAATGACGCAGCTTATATTCTTGCCGACAATTATCCCGGCGGATATAACAATTTTATTGCCGAAATGAATAATTTTGCAAGTTCACTTGGGCTTACAAATACAAACTTTGCAAATCCCGTTGGACTTGATGACTCCCTTCAGTATTCTTCTGCCGCAGATGTTGTCAAGATTCTAAATGTAATTCTAAATATTTCTTACCTAAGGGGTAAACTTGAAACAAGTAATAAGGATATTTCGGTATATACAATGGATGGTGAATTTATTCGGGAAATTAATCTTACAAACATTAACGAACTGTTAATCGATGATTTGGTTGATGGTGGGAAAACCGGCTATACCGGTAGTGCCGGTGGTTGCCTTGTTAGCTATGTAGGTGATGTTGTGTATGTTGTCCTAGGGTCTTACGATAGATTTGAAAGTACGAAGTGTTTACTGGGAGTGGGTGAAGCAGTAAGTA
- a CDS encoding DUF3048 domain-containing protein yields the protein MKIIDTTKNPNINQSLPSKTHSTATNSPIDPKHATSPMTHTPLESSIPTKIKERKLLKFLKAIKNWVSKLPFVPRILVISLPFALIIGGIGYFTYTSITSRVDPQKINLPSDIDAKVNNPNPSIFLEQISDPKTMENPINGIFMSVKEYEKMTETPPIAVMIENHPDARPQTGLIYADIVFETLAEGGITRFMPIYWSHMPEYVGPVRSTRLYYIHWLLPFDAIYAHIGGAVTDSPNTNAMGALFTYNVKTVGFSDIYWRDSKRASPHNAYVNTEDMISAAKTLGYSMESNFTNPPFKTDATYTNRGETSCYVIPWKNFTSGMDVEFKYDKDSNSYKRYLAGQPHVDAITGSQISVKTVIIEETTFTQSFDYEGHLILGTTGQGNATIYIDGKKIDATWSKSNVNDRTKYYVRGTNEEVVFNRGQIWVMILPINLYTLQDR from the coding sequence ATGAAAATCATTGATACCACAAAAAACCCCAACATTAATCAAAGCTTACCCTCGAAAACACATTCAACCGCTACCAATTCACCGATCGACCCAAAACATGCCACATCTCCAATGACACATACCCCATTAGAATCCTCAATTCCCACCAAAATAAAAGAACGTAAACTCTTAAAGTTTTTAAAAGCCATCAAGAACTGGGTCTCAAAACTACCATTCGTCCCACGAATACTTGTAATATCACTTCCATTTGCCTTAATAATCGGAGGAATCGGATATTTCACCTACACGTCAATTACCAGTAGAGTTGACCCACAAAAAATCAATCTTCCCTCTGATATTGACGCAAAAGTAAACAATCCCAACCCAAGCATATTTTTGGAACAGATTTCTGACCCTAAAACCATGGAGAACCCAATAAACGGGATATTTATGTCTGTAAAAGAATACGAAAAAATGACAGAAACACCCCCAATCGCCGTGATGATAGAGAACCACCCCGACGCAAGACCCCAAACGGGACTTATATATGCCGATATCGTTTTTGAAACACTTGCAGAAGGCGGAATTACAAGATTCATGCCAATTTATTGGTCACACATGCCTGAATACGTAGGTCCGGTAAGAAGCACAAGGCTTTATTATATTCACTGGCTTCTGCCATTCGATGCAATCTATGCCCATATTGGCGGGGCCGTAACAGACAGTCCAAATACAAATGCAATGGGTGCATTATTTACATACAACGTTAAAACCGTTGGATTCTCCGACATTTATTGGCGAGACAGCAAGCGTGCATCACCACACAACGCATACGTAAACACAGAAGATATGATCAGTGCTGCTAAAACACTTGGCTATAGTATGGAAAGTAATTTCACTAACCCTCCTTTTAAAACCGATGCAACGTACACCAATCGAGGTGAAACCTCGTGCTATGTTATACCCTGGAAGAACTTTACATCCGGAATGGACGTTGAGTTTAAATATGACAAAGATTCCAATTCTTATAAACGATATTTAGCCGGACAACCTCATGTTGACGCAATAACGGGTAGTCAAATCTCCGTTAAAACAGTAATCATTGAGGAGACTACATTTACTCAAAGCTTTGATTATGAGGGTCATCTTATACTTGGGACCACGGGACAAGGAAACGCTACAATTTATATAGACGGTAAAAAAATCGATGCGACATGGAGTAAATCCAATGTTAACGACAGAACAAAATATTACGTTAGAGGAACCAATGAGGAGGTAGTATTTAATAGGGGTCAAATCTGGGTTATGATTCTTCCGATAAACCTGTATACATTGCAAGACAGGTAG
- the recJ gene encoding single-stranded-DNA-specific exonuclease RecJ, whose protein sequence is MARWILSDNSILEGNIPSDLSDYNPYLLQLLFNRGVTDRISIEKFLHPQISDLPHLSEFKDLRKIVDRINLAVERKEKVYIHGDYDVDGMTATAILWEYLYNRLKLNVLPYIPDREGEGYGLTDSSISTMSKRGVNLVITVDCGIRDHELIDKWSKKGIDFIVTDHHQLPAKMPDCLVLHPEVKSKKGFLGTSGAAISWILVCGCEYFKDTKNFSYLNIPGLDLVAISILSDMINSIGVNRVLLWYGLEQLKLTKRAGLIALYQALGLNSLEISSADLSYKIIPRLNSCGRIGDPLDPVRLLVADTEEIAEKHVLKINDLNDKRKGITTDLYNQAKAQTVDDSSSTLVVIGEDWPEGLVGLVAGRLNSEFNKVSVVLSKRPDRSVGSIRSISSVNIVSVLESMQELLEKFGGHDQAAGFTVNTENIDNFVSKLRASINEITNKEERYVTHNIELSLKPDEFDWKLLLTIQQLRPFGEGNQEPLIMLRSGRIDAIKIVGDSHLKLTVGGEYNYIDCIGFSLAEKTATVKIGNIVDLVGYLEVNKWNGSESLQFRFIDIRVTD, encoded by the coding sequence ATGGCGCGATGGATCCTTTCCGATAACTCCATTCTGGAAGGTAATATCCCATCAGACTTATCGGACTACAATCCTTATTTACTGCAACTTTTGTTTAACCGTGGTGTAACGGACAGAATAAGTATTGAAAAATTCTTACACCCGCAAATTTCCGATTTACCACATCTTTCGGAGTTCAAAGATCTTCGGAAAATCGTTGATAGAATAAATCTTGCCGTCGAGCGAAAAGAAAAGGTATATATTCACGGCGATTACGATGTTGATGGTATGACTGCTACGGCAATTTTGTGGGAGTATCTTTACAATCGACTAAAACTTAATGTGCTTCCATATATTCCGGATCGGGAAGGTGAGGGTTACGGCTTAACTGACTCATCAATATCTACAATGTCCAAACGTGGAGTAAACCTTGTAATAACTGTTGACTGCGGCATAAGAGATCATGAACTGATTGATAAATGGAGCAAGAAGGGAATTGACTTTATAGTTACCGATCATCATCAATTGCCTGCTAAAATGCCGGATTGTTTAGTTTTGCATCCGGAAGTAAAAAGTAAAAAAGGGTTTTTAGGTACATCCGGGGCTGCAATTTCTTGGATTTTGGTGTGCGGTTGTGAATATTTTAAAGATACTAAGAACTTTTCATATCTTAATATTCCGGGCTTGGATCTTGTCGCGATATCAATACTTTCGGATATGATTAACAGTATAGGAGTAAACAGGGTTCTTCTTTGGTATGGGCTGGAACAGCTTAAACTAACAAAGCGTGCAGGCTTAATAGCCTTATATCAGGCACTTGGTTTAAATTCACTAGAAATTTCGTCGGCAGACCTTTCGTACAAAATCATTCCGAGACTTAATTCTTGTGGTCGGATTGGGGATCCACTTGATCCCGTTAGGTTACTTGTTGCAGACACCGAAGAAATTGCCGAAAAACATGTGCTTAAAATAAATGATTTAAATGATAAAAGAAAAGGAATAACTACAGATCTTTATAATCAAGCGAAAGCCCAAACTGTTGATGATAGTTCCAGCACACTTGTTGTTATTGGTGAGGATTGGCCCGAGGGTCTAGTCGGACTTGTTGCCGGTAGACTTAACTCCGAATTTAACAAAGTTTCAGTAGTGTTAAGTAAACGACCGGATAGGTCCGTTGGATCGATTAGGAGTATATCCAGTGTAAACATTGTATCTGTACTTGAATCAATGCAAGAGCTTTTGGAAAAGTTCGGCGGACATGACCAAGCAGCAGGCTTTACCGTTAATACTGAAAATATAGACAATTTTGTTAGTAAACTAAGAGCAAGTATTAATGAAATAACAAACAAGGAAGAACGTTATGTTACCCATAACATTGAGCTTAGTTTAAAACCCGATGAATTTGACTGGAAGTTACTTTTGACAATTCAGCAGTTAAGGCCGTTTGGTGAAGGAAATCAGGAACCATTAATTATGTTACGCAGTGGTAGGATTGATGCAATAAAAATTGTCGGCGATTCACACCTTAAACTAACTGTCGGAGGAGAGTATAATTACATAGACTGTATAGGATTTTCGCTTGCCGAAAAGACAGCAACCGTTAAAATCGGAAACATTGTTGATCTTGTAGGATATCTCGAGGTAAACAAATGGAACGGTAGTGAGTCATTGCAGTTCAGATTTATCGATATTCGAGTAACAGATTAA